The following are from one region of the Rhipicephalus microplus isolate Deutch F79 unplaced genomic scaffold, USDA_Rmic scaffold_25, whole genome shotgun sequence genome:
- the LOC142786543 gene encoding uncharacterized protein LOC142786543, whose translation MVRTRGGAKTMESNEDEGTSAAEVNRSREPSNDGIQNSDQSNEATVLTQRQESMQQASQVLPESSEAKTLELEIQKLNLQIQYEKLLQARMNAERLNGTLSNSGSETGDQRRRGFDSFQQCAKVLKGFRLPSDADVPLWFEEVEKLFATYQVPHESRVHLVMPALTERVRYLLRNLNPEESADYESVKAAVLTELKLSPAEYLLRFERAVKRKEETWAQFASRVKTYFSYYLQVREADTVEVMAELMVADRIKSGLSTEGLEYVRLREGEGWLRPTEIAKVLQTFEQAKGKGRASKQPTVEMGQKPATRVEKGALKCHLCHGSGHFAKECPKASDKENNPKKATEPKRKVQKVTLSHETDTEIPTGVLNAKVKSLKHEGEGTDKLQLIPVLCAGISADAILDTGSEITVIRESLLPRSVVEPSGTARLVSAFGKTIEARLATLPVKLNSPREVTEPQNVDLLCALTDELVEGTDCLLTKDDWKLLLKASSPLAPCRAPAEPAHEAEQAVEKQKVVACNLTLEEKDDSGEGAQTDGEREASLGQRVEFRNVQLGDTTLKKCWEYARSGKSGMFISDGLLYHCDSIAGTRVSQLVVPKDKRTEVMHLAHESLCGGHLGSKKTRARIRYNFFWPGMAKEILEHCRSCHECQIRSDKRRTDKVPITPLTRPEHPFQVVNVNVIGPLDTPSARGHKYALCLVDLCTRWPEVIPLRFLTAKATCDALIEIFSRTGVPEMICSDQGTNFKSQLTQTMLEKLVCMPRFSTPEHPEKLAAIKNLGPPRTKKELRSRLGLCGYYREYVRGCAEVTSPLTLLTKKAVPNKIPWPEEAQVAFETLKRSLCEAVALNTPEPSQPYWLFTDASATAAGACLAQMSAEGEEKPIAFASHRFSPTQMRWSTIEREAFAIIWALKKFDYWLFGAIVNVVSDHNPLSYLTTSTPHGAKLTRWALALQRYHVSVQHRKGVCNGNADALSRLQNSSWRPSE comes from the coding sequence ATGGTGAGAACACGCGGGGGTGCTAAAACAATGGAGTCTAATGAAGATGAGGGTACGAGTGCGGCAGAAGTGAATCGGAGTCGAGAACCATCCAATGATGGTATTCAAAATTCTGATCAGTCAAATGAGGCGACAGTGCTTACTCAGAGGcaagaatcgatgcagcaggcatCTCAGGTTTTGCCGGAATCGAGCGAGGCGAAAACGCTTGAGCTTGAAATTCAAAAGCTCAATCTTCAGATTCAGTACGAAAAGCTATTGCAGGCTAGAATGAACGCGGAACGTCTCAATGGCACGTTGTCCAACTCTGGGTCGGAGACGGGTGATCAGAGGCGCCGGGGTTTCGATTCTTTTCAGCAATGTGCAAAAGTGCTAAAAGGGTTCCGCCTGCCGAGTGACGCGGATGTCCCACTATGGTTTGAGGAAGTAGAAAAACTTTTTGCTACTTACCAGGTACCACACGAGAGCCGCGTGCATTTGGTTATGCCAGCGCTAACTGAGCGAGTCCGTTACCTACTGCGTAACCTCAACCCTGAAGAGAGTGCAGATTATGAGTCAGTTAAAGCAGCAGTGCTGACGGAACTGAAGCTTTCTCCGGCAGAGTACCTGCTGAGGTTCGAAAGAGCCGTAAAGCGTAAGGAAGAGACGTGGGCACAGTTCGCGTCCCGCGTGAAAACCTATTTCTCATACTACCTCCAAGTGAGAGAAGCCGACACGGTAGAAGTGATGGCAGAACTCATGGTTGCTGACCGCATAAAATCGGGCCTTAGTACGGAGGGTCTTGAGTATGTGAGATTAAGGGAAGGCGAGGGATGGCTTAGGCCAACTGAGATCGCGAAAGTGCTCCAAACTTTCGAGCAAGCGAAAGGGAAAGGGCGTGCTTCAAAGCAACCAACTGTAGAAATGGGGCAGAAGCCGGCGACACGAGTTGAGAAAGGGGCTCTGAAATGCCACTTATGTCACGGCTCAGGCCATTTCGCTAAAGAGTGCCCGAAGGCTAGTGATAAGGAGAACAACCCCAAGAAGGCTACCGAGCCAAAGCGGAAGGTTCAAAAGGTAACGTTATCCCACGAGACGGATACTGAAATACCTACTGGAGTACTTAACGCAAAGGTGAAGTCTctgaaacacgagggtgaaggcacagataaactgcagttaattcctgtattatgtgcaggcatatccgcagatgcgattttggatacggggagtgagataaccgtcatccgggagagtctgcttccgcgaagtgtggtagagccgtctggcacggcaagattggtgtccgctttcggtaaaactatcgaggcaaggctagctacgttaccggtcaaattaaatagcccgcgagaggttacggagcctcagaacgtcgacctactctgcgcgttaactgatgaactcgtcgagggcacagattgtttgttgaccaaggacgattggaagcttttgttgaaggccagcagccctCTGGCACCCTGTCGAGCACCGGCCGAGCCTGCTCACGAGGCGGAACAAGCAGTAGAGAAACAAAAGGTAGTTGCCTGCAATCTTACCTTGGAGGAGAAAGATGATTCCGGGGAAGGGGCGCAAACTGATGGAGAAAGGGAGGCGTCATTAGGCCAAAGAGTAGAGTTCCGAAATGTGCAGTTGGGCGACACTACGCTAAAGAAATGTTGGGAATATGCGCGTAGTGGGAAATCCGGCATGTTCATTTCAGACGGACTGTTATACCACTGCGACTCAATAGCAGGCACTCGAGTGAGTCAGCTAGTTGTCCCCAAAGATAAGCGCACTGAGGTGATGCACTTAGCACACGAGTCACTATGCGGGGGGCACCTAGggtcaaagaaaacaagagctcgcatcaggtataattttttttggcCGGGTATGGCGAAGGAGATATTAGAGCATTGTCGTTCGTGCCATGAATGTCAAATTCGTTCAGACAAGCGTCGCACGGATAAAGTGCCTATAACTCCGCTCACTAGACCCGAGCACCCTTTCCAAGTTGTCAATGTAAATGTGATTGGACCCCTAGACACACCGTCAGCGAGAGGGCATAAGTACGCACTGTGCTTAGTGGATCTTTGCACGAGGTGGCCAGAGGTGATCCCACTGCGCTTTTTGACAGCTAAGGCGACTTGTGATGCACTGATTGAGATATTCAGTCGCACAGGCGTTCCGGAGATGATCTGCTCCGATCAGGGCACTAATTTCAAATCGCAGCTCACGCAAACGATGCTGGAGAAATTGGTTTGCATGCCAAGATTTTCAACCCCAGAACACCCAGAAAAGTTAGCAGCAATTAAGAACTTGGGACCACCGCGCACCAAGAAGGAACTACGCAGCCGGTTAGGACTTTGCGGCTACTATAGAGAGTACGTCCGAGGTTGTGCAGAGGTGACGAGCCCGCTCACGCTGTTAACAAAGAAAGCGGTACCTAATAAGATACCCTGGCCGGAGGAAGCTCAGGTGGCATTTGAGACTCTCAAACGATCTTTGTGCGAGGCTGTGGCGCTAAACACCCCTGAGCCATCTCagccctactggcttttcacagacgcatcagctacggcggcgggagcatgtttggcacaaatgtcagccgagggagaagagaagcctattgcctttgcaagccaccgcttctcaccgacccagatgcgttggtcgacaattgagagggaagcgttcgcaataatatgggccttaaagaagttcgactactggcttttcggtgccatagtaaacgtcgtttccgaccacaatccgctgtcgtaccttacaacttcgactccgcacggggcgaaattaacaagatgggcgctggctttacagcgatatcatgtgtcggtacaacatcggaagggagtatgtaacggtaatgcggatgcgttatctaggcttcagaatagttcatggaggccatcagaataa